A single region of the Selenomonas sp. oral taxon 920 genome encodes:
- a CDS encoding 1-deoxy-D-xylulose-5-phosphate synthase: MYLEKITSPADIKGYGAAERKALAEEMRGALLKRASVHGGHFGPDFGIVETIIALHTVFDSPTDKIVYDVSHQCYPHKMLTGRVEAYIDEDKYGEVSGYTNPEESPHDFFNVGHTSTSISLASGLAKARDLAGRRENIIALIGDGSLSGGEALEGLNVVGEMGTNFIIVFNDNDRSIAENHGGMYRAFKELRESGGKEGDNLFRAMGLDYRCVADGNDCEALIAAFSEVKDTAKPVVVHIVTQKGKGYKFAEEDPETWHYRSAFDIETGALKHPYTDPYQEATKDFLKEQAKTNPNFVFLAAGTMGGIGLSPKDRAELGSHYVDVGIAEEHAVAMASGLARGGARPIFGTYSTFFQRVYDQMAQDVAINNSPAVFLSVGASLYYMNDVTHLGFFDIPIFANIPNLVFLAPASLDEYKEVLRWSVTQTAHPVMIRMPVGGYEESPYAVRTDYSDLNKYQVVQEGAEVALIGAGNFAALASAAAVQLEAEGIHATVVNPIFLSGLDTILLDRLKEKHRLILTLEDGILDGGFGQKIAAYYGMNAHIRVRCCGLSKEFHDRYSASELAREYHLTAEQIAADTLFALKG; this comes from the coding sequence ATGTATCTGGAAAAAATCACATCACCCGCCGATATCAAGGGGTACGGCGCAGCGGAGCGCAAGGCGCTCGCCGAGGAGATGCGCGGCGCACTCCTCAAACGCGCGAGCGTTCACGGCGGGCACTTCGGCCCGGACTTCGGCATCGTCGAGACGATCATCGCGCTGCATACGGTCTTTGACTCGCCCACGGACAAGATCGTCTACGATGTGTCGCACCAGTGCTACCCGCACAAGATGCTGACGGGGCGCGTGGAGGCATACATCGACGAGGACAAATACGGCGAGGTGTCGGGCTACACGAATCCAGAGGAGAGCCCGCACGACTTCTTCAACGTCGGGCACACGTCCACCTCGATCAGCCTTGCCTCGGGACTCGCCAAGGCACGCGACCTCGCGGGACGCAGGGAGAATATCATTGCGCTCATCGGCGACGGCTCCCTCTCGGGCGGTGAGGCGCTCGAGGGACTGAACGTCGTCGGCGAGATGGGCACGAACTTCATCATCGTGTTCAACGACAACGATCGATCGATTGCGGAGAACCACGGTGGGATGTATCGCGCGTTCAAAGAGCTGCGCGAGAGCGGCGGCAAGGAGGGCGACAACCTCTTCCGCGCGATGGGCCTCGACTACCGCTGCGTCGCAGACGGCAACGACTGCGAGGCACTGATCGCGGCATTCTCTGAGGTCAAGGATACGGCGAAGCCCGTTGTCGTCCACATCGTAACGCAGAAGGGCAAGGGTTACAAGTTCGCCGAGGAAGACCCAGAGACGTGGCACTATCGGTCCGCATTCGACATTGAGACGGGTGCGCTGAAGCATCCGTACACCGACCCGTATCAGGAGGCGACCAAGGACTTCCTCAAAGAGCAGGCAAAGACGAATCCGAACTTCGTCTTTCTCGCGGCCGGCACGATGGGCGGCATCGGACTCTCACCCAAGGATCGCGCGGAGCTCGGCAGTCACTATGTCGATGTGGGCATCGCCGAGGAGCACGCGGTCGCAATGGCATCTGGGCTCGCACGCGGCGGCGCACGCCCGATCTTCGGCACGTACAGCACATTCTTTCAGCGCGTCTACGATCAGATGGCGCAGGATGTCGCGATCAACAACAGCCCCGCTGTCTTCCTCTCCGTCGGCGCGTCGCTCTACTATATGAACGATGTGACGCACCTCGGCTTCTTCGACATCCCCATCTTTGCGAACATCCCGAACCTCGTCTTCCTCGCACCCGCGAGCCTCGACGAGTACAAGGAGGTACTGCGCTGGTCGGTCACGCAGACGGCGCATCCCGTTATGATCCGCATGCCGGTCGGCGGGTATGAGGAGAGCCCCTATGCCGTGCGCACAGACTACAGCGACCTCAACAAGTATCAGGTCGTACAGGAGGGCGCGGAGGTCGCACTGATCGGGGCCGGCAATTTTGCAGCTCTTGCAAGCGCTGCCGCCGTACAGCTCGAGGCGGAGGGCATTCACGCGACCGTCGTCAATCCGATCTTTCTCTCGGGTCTCGACACCATCCTCCTTGACCGTCTCAAGGAAAAGCACCGCCTCATCCTCACACTCGAGGACGGCATCCTCGACGGCGGCTTCGGGCAGAAGATCGCCGCGTACTACGGCATGAACGCACATATCCGGGTACGCTGCTGCGGGCTCTCAAAGGAGTTCCACGACCGCTACAGTGCATCCGAACTCGCACGGGAGTATCACCTCACTGCCGAACAGATCGCAGCGGATACGCTCTTTGCATTGAAAGGATAA
- a CDS encoding NAD(P)H-dependent oxidoreductase: protein MKNVLIVSGHPDLASDSFANKIILADLAKQLPSAVIDDLSALYPDYRIDVPAEQDKLRNADIIVLQFPIFWYSMPALLAKWMEDVFVRGFSHGSQGKALVGKKLVLSFTTGAPESAYDAAFPVDALTGRFVQTAGLTGMIYEGYVYTGGVSYADRTDPARAADMTAVSHAHAKRLAEKIASLM from the coding sequence ATGAAAAACGTTCTCATCGTCTCAGGACATCCCGACCTCGCAAGCGACTCATTCGCGAACAAGATCATCCTCGCCGATCTGGCGAAGCAGCTGCCAAGCGCCGTCATCGACGACCTCAGTGCGCTCTATCCGGACTACCGCATCGACGTTCCGGCGGAGCAGGACAAACTCCGGAATGCGGACATCATCGTTCTGCAGTTCCCGATCTTCTGGTACAGCATGCCGGCACTGCTCGCAAAGTGGATGGAGGATGTCTTCGTGCGCGGCTTCTCGCACGGCTCGCAGGGCAAGGCACTCGTGGGCAAGAAACTCGTGCTGTCCTTTACCACGGGCGCACCTGAGAGCGCATATGACGCGGCATTCCCCGTGGATGCGCTGACGGGACGCTTTGTTCAGACGGCAGGGCTCACGGGCATGATCTACGAGGGCTATGTCTACACGGGCGGTGTCTCCTACGCCGACCGCACCGATCCCGCGCGCGCCGCCGATATGACAGCCGTGTCGCACGCGCATGCAAAACGCCTCGCGGAAAAGATTGCCTCCCTGATGTAG